A stretch of Cupriavidus necator DNA encodes these proteins:
- a CDS encoding efflux RND transporter permease subunit, with product MNFSKFFVDRPIFAGVLSVLIFLIGAISMFNLPVSEYPEVVPPSVVVRAQFPGANPKVIAETVATPLEEQINGVEDMLYMNSQANTDGTLTLTVTFKLGTDPDKAQQLVQNRVSQAEPRLPEDVRRLGITTVKSSPDLTMVVHLVSPNDRYDTTYLRNYALINVKDRIARIQGVGQVRLFGAGDYSMRVWLNPEKIAERGLAASDVVRAIREQNVQVAAGVLGQSPTLPGTDLQLSVNAQGRLQTVEEFGDIIAKTSPDGVVTYLKDIARIELGASEYALRSQLDNKSALSLLIFQSPGANAIEISNEVRKTMAELKQNMPEGVAYSIVYDPTQFVRHSIEAVVHTLFEAIVLVVLVVILFLQTWRASIIPLLAVPVSIVGTFGLMHAFGFSINALSLFGLVLAIGIVVDDAIVVVENVERNIEEGLTPKEATYKAMREVSGPIIAIALTLIAVFVPLAFMTGLTGQFYKQFALTISISTIISAFNSLTLSPALSALLLKSHDAPKDWLTRGMDKVLGKFFVRFNRFFGRSSESYGRGVKGVIRRKGSVFGVYAVMLVAAWGVFQLVPKGFVPAQDKQYLVSFAKLPDGATLDRTEDVTRRMSEIALKHPGVESAVAYPGLSINGFTNSPSAGIVFVTLDPFEKRKSKELSGKAIAADLNKEYGAIQDAFIAVFPPPPVQDLGTIGGFKLMIEDRAALGYDALFDATNSFMTKARATPELAGIFSNYQVNVPQLDVQLDRTKAKQLGVPVTDVFDTLQTYLGSAYVNDFNKFGRTYQVKVQADAQYRQHAEDILQLKARSASGEMVPLSSLVQVKQGFGPDSVIRYNGFTAADLNGGPALGFSSGQAQAAAERIAAETLPKGIGFEWTELTYQDILAGNAGVWIFPLCVLLVFLVLAAQYESLTLPLAVILIVPTSLLAAMTGVWLTQGDNNIFTQIGFIVLVGLSAKNAILIVEFARELEHHGRTVVEAAIEASRLRLRPILMTSFAFIMGVVPLVVSSGAGAEMRQAMGVAVFAGMLGVTFFGLFLTPVFYVALRLLATRGQRRAAVSTDAKVAHAVASAE from the coding sequence ATGAATTTCTCGAAATTTTTTGTCGACCGCCCGATCTTCGCGGGCGTGCTGTCGGTGCTGATCTTCCTGATCGGCGCCATCTCGATGTTCAATTTGCCGGTCTCGGAGTACCCGGAAGTGGTGCCGCCGTCAGTGGTGGTGCGCGCGCAGTTCCCGGGCGCCAACCCTAAGGTGATCGCCGAAACCGTGGCCACGCCGCTGGAAGAGCAGATCAACGGCGTCGAGGACATGCTCTACATGAACTCGCAGGCGAATACCGACGGCACGCTGACGCTGACGGTGACCTTCAAGCTGGGCACCGATCCGGACAAGGCCCAGCAGCTCGTGCAGAACCGTGTCTCGCAGGCCGAGCCGCGCCTGCCGGAAGATGTGCGCCGCCTGGGCATCACCACGGTCAAGAGTTCGCCCGACCTGACCATGGTGGTGCACCTGGTCTCGCCCAACGACCGCTATGACACGACCTATCTGCGCAACTACGCGCTGATCAACGTGAAGGACCGCATCGCGCGGATCCAGGGCGTCGGCCAGGTGCGGTTGTTCGGCGCGGGTGACTACTCGATGCGAGTGTGGCTGAATCCGGAGAAGATCGCCGAGCGCGGGCTCGCCGCGTCGGACGTGGTGCGCGCCATCCGCGAGCAGAACGTGCAGGTGGCGGCAGGCGTGCTCGGCCAGTCGCCGACGCTGCCGGGCACCGACCTGCAGCTGTCGGTGAACGCGCAGGGCCGGCTGCAGACCGTGGAAGAGTTCGGCGACATCATCGCCAAGACCTCGCCTGACGGTGTGGTCACGTACCTGAAGGACATTGCGCGCATCGAACTGGGTGCTTCGGAATACGCGCTGCGTTCGCAGCTGGACAACAAGTCCGCCCTGTCACTGCTGATCTTCCAGTCACCGGGGGCGAACGCGATCGAGATCTCGAACGAGGTGCGCAAGACCATGGCCGAGCTGAAGCAGAACATGCCGGAAGGCGTGGCCTACAGCATCGTCTATGACCCCACGCAGTTCGTGCGCCACAGCATCGAGGCGGTGGTCCACACGCTGTTCGAGGCGATCGTGCTGGTGGTGCTGGTGGTGATCCTGTTCCTGCAGACGTGGCGCGCGTCGATCATCCCGCTGCTGGCGGTGCCGGTGTCGATTGTCGGTACCTTCGGGCTGATGCATGCGTTCGGCTTCTCGATCAATGCGCTGTCGCTATTTGGGCTGGTGCTGGCCATCGGTATCGTGGTCGACGATGCCATCGTGGTGGTCGAGAACGTCGAGCGGAACATCGAAGAGGGGCTGACGCCGAAGGAGGCCACCTACAAGGCCATGCGCGAAGTCAGCGGCCCCATCATCGCCATCGCGCTGACGCTGATCGCTGTGTTCGTGCCGCTGGCCTTCATGACGGGCCTGACCGGCCAGTTCTACAAGCAGTTCGCGCTGACCATCTCGATCTCGACCATCATCTCGGCCTTCAACTCGCTGACGCTGTCTCCCGCGCTGTCGGCCCTGCTGCTCAAGAGCCATGACGCGCCCAAGGACTGGCTGACGCGTGGCATGGACAAGGTCCTCGGCAAGTTCTTCGTCCGCTTCAACCGCTTCTTCGGCCGCAGCTCCGAAAGCTATGGCCGTGGCGTGAAGGGTGTGATCCGCCGCAAGGGCTCGGTATTTGGCGTCTACGCCGTGATGCTGGTGGCCGCCTGGGGCGTGTTCCAGCTCGTGCCGAAGGGCTTCGTGCCGGCGCAGGACAAGCAGTACCTGGTGAGCTTTGCCAAGCTGCCCGACGGCGCTACGTTGGATCGCACCGAGGACGTGACGCGCCGCATGTCGGAGATCGCGCTCAAGCATCCGGGCGTGGAATCGGCCGTTGCCTACCCGGGCCTGTCGATCAACGGCTTCACCAACAGCCCGAGCGCCGGCATCGTCTTTGTCACGCTTGACCCGTTCGAGAAGCGCAAGAGCAAGGAGCTGTCGGGCAAGGCCATTGCCGCGGACCTGAACAAGGAGTATGGCGCGATCCAGGACGCGTTCATTGCCGTGTTCCCGCCGCCGCCGGTGCAGGACCTGGGCACGATCGGCGGTTTCAAGCTGATGATCGAGGACCGCGCCGCACTGGGCTATGACGCCCTGTTCGACGCCACCAACTCGTTCATGACCAAGGCGCGCGCCACGCCTGAGCTTGCCGGCATCTTCAGCAACTACCAGGTGAACGTGCCGCAGCTTGATGTGCAGCTCGACCGTACCAAGGCCAAGCAGCTCGGCGTGCCGGTGACCGATGTGTTCGATACGCTGCAGACCTACCTGGGTTCGGCCTACGTCAACGACTTCAACAAGTTTGGCCGTACCTACCAGGTCAAGGTGCAGGCAGATGCGCAGTACCGCCAGCATGCCGAGGATATCCTGCAGCTGAAGGCGCGCAGCGCCAGCGGCGAGATGGTGCCGCTGTCGTCGCTGGTGCAGGTCAAGCAAGGCTTTGGCCCGGACAGCGTGATCCGCTACAACGGCTTCACTGCCGCCGACCTGAATGGCGGCCCGGCGCTGGGCTTCTCGTCGGGCCAGGCGCAGGCTGCCGCCGAGCGCATCGCTGCCGAAACCCTGCCGAAGGGCATCGGCTTCGAATGGACCGAGCTGACCTACCAGGACATCCTGGCCGGCAACGCGGGTGTGTGGATCTTCCCGCTGTGCGTGCTGCTGGTGTTCCTGGTGCTGGCTGCCCAGTATGAGAGCCTGACGCTGCCGCTGGCCGTGATCCTGATCGTGCCGACGAGCCTGCTGGCTGCCATGACGGGCGTATGGCTGACGCAAGGGGACAACAACATCTTCACGCAGATCGGCTTCATCGTGCTGGTGGGGCTATCGGCCAAGAACGCGATCCTGATCGTCGAGTTCGCGCGCGAGCTGGAGCATCACGGCCGCACCGTGGTCGAGGCCGCGATCGAGGCCAGCCGCCTGCGCTTGCGTCCGATCCTGATGACCTCGTTCGCCTTCATCATGGGCGTGGTGCCGTTGGTGGTGTCGAGCGGCGCCGGCGCGGAAATGCGCCAGGCCATGGGGGTGGCGGTGTTCGCGGGGATGCTCGGCGTGACCTTCTTCGGACTGTTCCTGACGCCGGTGTTCTATGTGGCGTTGCGCCTGCTGGCCACGCGCGGCCAGCGCCGCGCGGCGGTGTCGACGGATGCAAAGGTCGCGCACGCCGTGGCGTCCGCAGAGTAA
- a CDS encoding efflux transporter outer membrane subunit, with translation MHNISDATKRNVPRLAAMAAALLLAGCSLAPTYKVPETPSASTFKEAEAAAAESAQWKTATPDEGQQRGEWWKLFGDADLDRLIDAANVHNQELAAAAARLKQARAFTGATEAARYPQLSVGLDPTRSQPSAASQGLPDGARVAPQTVLKARAFASYELDLFGRVASSVDAARADERGAEELYRSVQLALQADVAQAYFALRTLDSDRELLNATIRLREGALSLLRTRYEAGEATDLDPARAESELGAARSGLASIERRRANQEHALAVLTGVAPAQFGLAARPFDTAPVAVPAGLPSELLERRPDIAAAERQMAAANARIGIARAVFFPRISLTALFGFESSDLSNLFKWSSRTWLLGPLVGSTVAQTVFDGGRNRSSLAGARAAHEESVARYRQTVLSAFREVEDGLADVRWLSQQATALDGALAGAKRAQGISRSRYDAGAVDYLTVIDADRTVLQSQRDANAVAGLRAAATVSLVRSLGGGWGQRKPS, from the coding sequence ATGCATAACATTAGCGATGCGACGAAGCGGAACGTGCCAAGGCTTGCGGCCATGGCGGCCGCGCTGCTCCTGGCCGGCTGCTCGCTGGCGCCGACCTACAAGGTGCCGGAGACACCCAGTGCCTCCACGTTCAAGGAAGCCGAGGCCGCCGCGGCCGAGAGCGCGCAATGGAAGACCGCCACGCCGGACGAAGGCCAGCAGCGCGGTGAGTGGTGGAAGCTGTTTGGTGATGCCGATCTGGACCGGCTGATCGATGCAGCCAACGTTCACAACCAGGAGCTGGCCGCGGCGGCGGCGCGCCTGAAGCAGGCGCGTGCGTTCACCGGCGCCACCGAGGCGGCGCGGTATCCGCAACTGAGCGTGGGCCTGGACCCGACTCGCTCGCAGCCGTCGGCCGCCTCGCAGGGGCTGCCCGATGGCGCGCGCGTGGCGCCCCAGACGGTGCTCAAGGCCCGCGCATTCGCCAGCTACGAACTCGACCTATTCGGCCGCGTGGCCAGCAGCGTGGACGCCGCGCGCGCCGACGAGCGGGGTGCCGAGGAACTGTACCGGTCCGTGCAGCTGGCGCTGCAGGCCGACGTGGCGCAGGCCTACTTCGCGCTGCGCACCCTGGACAGTGACCGCGAGCTGCTCAATGCGACGATCAGGCTGCGTGAGGGCGCGCTGTCGCTGCTGCGCACGCGGTACGAAGCAGGGGAGGCCACCGACCTGGATCCGGCCCGCGCCGAAAGCGAACTAGGCGCGGCGCGCTCCGGCCTGGCCAGCATCGAGCGCCGCCGCGCCAACCAGGAACATGCACTGGCCGTACTGACCGGCGTGGCGCCCGCGCAGTTCGGACTCGCCGCCCGGCCGTTCGATACCGCTCCGGTGGCCGTGCCGGCGGGGCTGCCGTCGGAACTGCTCGAGCGCCGGCCCGATATTGCGGCGGCGGAACGCCAGATGGCGGCGGCCAATGCGCGCATCGGCATCGCCCGCGCGGTGTTTTTCCCGCGCATCTCGCTCACGGCGCTGTTCGGCTTCGAGTCGTCGGACCTGTCGAACCTGTTCAAGTGGTCGTCGCGCACATGGCTGCTGGGTCCGCTGGTCGGTTCGACGGTGGCGCAGACCGTGTTCGACGGTGGCCGCAACCGATCAAGCCTTGCTGGCGCCCGCGCCGCGCACGAGGAGAGCGTGGCGCGCTACCGGCAGACAGTGCTGTCGGCATTCCGTGAGGTGGAGGACGGCCTGGCCGATGTGCGCTGGCTCAGCCAGCAGGCCACGGCGCTCGACGGCGCCCTGGCCGGCGCGAAACGGGCCCAGGGCATCTCGCGCAGCCGCTACGATGCCGGTGCCGTCGACTACCTGACCGTGATCGACGCCGATCGCACCGTGCTGCAGTCGCAGCGCGATGCCAATGCGGTGGCAGGCTTGCGTGCCGCGGCGACGGTGTCGCTGGTGCGCAGCCTCGGCGGCGGATGGGGGCAGCGGAAACCATCCTGA
- a CDS encoding RrF2 family transcriptional regulator — protein sequence MSQISTGVEYSLHCLLYLTHSQSAVEEASVRDLAELQGVPHDFLAKLFTKLAKAKLVVATEGIKGGFRLARPANHITVHDVVVAIDGEKPLFDCLEIRGRCAVFNDDAPGWATRGVCSIQAVMQAAEKAMRAELKRHTLADLSQRVNDKTPASYGVQVVNWLSDRAANRRGERAAPTRAGSRKSV from the coding sequence ATGTCCCAAATCAGTACAGGCGTTGAATACAGCCTCCACTGCCTGCTGTACCTGACGCATTCGCAGTCGGCCGTGGAAGAAGCGAGTGTCCGTGATCTGGCTGAGCTTCAGGGCGTTCCACACGATTTCCTGGCCAAGCTGTTCACCAAGTTGGCCAAGGCTAAGCTGGTAGTTGCCACTGAGGGCATCAAGGGCGGATTCCGGCTTGCGCGGCCCGCCAACCACATTACCGTTCACGATGTCGTGGTCGCGATCGATGGCGAGAAGCCGCTGTTCGACTGCCTCGAGATCCGCGGGCGCTGTGCCGTCTTCAATGATGACGCACCGGGTTGGGCGACGCGTGGCGTCTGCTCGATTCAGGCTGTCATGCAGGCTGCAGAGAAGGCTATGCGAGCGGAACTGAAACGGCATACCCTGGCCGACCTTTCTCAGCGCGTCAATGACAAGACGCCGGCCAGCTACGGGGTGCAGGTTGTCAACTGGCTGTCGGATCGTGCGGCCAACCGGCGGGGCGAAAGGGCTGCGCCTACGCGCGCGGGCTCACGCAAGAGCGTTTGA
- a CDS encoding DUF6130 family protein, giving the protein MRFPLRHVSVASAVMALCMTALAQSAPDPIRPPAILPLESEQAPKLVSYPPLAEPLARGVVIVQFRTQHFRVMPVFGKTAVQISPRIGHLHVTVDDSHITWAHTSEDPVIVVGLPPGAHKLRLELADPSHKILATESVAFTLPDPKAPAAHKH; this is encoded by the coding sequence ATGCGCTTCCCCCTGAGACATGTGTCAGTCGCCTCGGCCGTCATGGCACTCTGTATGACGGCTTTGGCACAAAGCGCACCGGATCCCATCCGCCCTCCGGCAATCCTTCCACTCGAATCGGAACAGGCACCAAAGCTGGTCTCGTATCCGCCGCTGGCCGAACCGTTGGCCCGCGGTGTCGTCATCGTGCAGTTCCGGACCCAACACTTCCGTGTCATGCCTGTGTTCGGCAAGACCGCCGTCCAGATATCGCCGCGCATTGGGCATCTTCATGTAACTGTCGACGACTCGCACATTACCTGGGCACACACCAGCGAGGATCCCGTCATCGTAGTGGGGCTGCCGCCGGGCGCACACAAGCTTCGGCTCGAACTGGCCGATCCCAGTCACAAGATCCTGGCCACGGAGAGCGTCGCCTTTACCTTGCCTGATCCGAAGGCGCCGGCGGCGCACAAGCATTGA
- a CDS encoding DUF2798 domain-containing protein, with protein sequence MPLNLGFNEEFVVLWLRSWGIGFVLIAPVMLLAGKNRSIALSTEPADMQRRIKTTKSPPELQAINACAPPAPSDQAR encoded by the coding sequence TTGCCTCTCAATCTCGGGTTCAATGAAGAGTTTGTCGTCCTGTGGCTGCGCTCCTGGGGCATCGGCTTCGTGCTTATTGCTCCCGTCATGCTGCTGGCCGGCAAGAACAGATCGATCGCCTTATCCACTGAACCGGCGGACATGCAGCGACGCATCAAAACCACGAAAAGCCCGCCGGAACTTCAAGCGATCAATGCTTGTGCGCCGCCGGCGCCTTCGGATCAGGCAAGGTAA